The genome window ATTCTAAGAAACTTTTTTTGCCAAGTCCCGTTTTTTTATGCCCTTTCGGACTTGATCTTGCGGAGAAGCTTTTCAATCTGTTTCGTGCTATCTTCGTCATAGATCGAAACCGCAAATACATTTTTATTCAATTTCTTCAGGACCCTCTTTTTTTCTTTCAGTTCCCTTTCACTGATCGTGTCGATCTTGGTAAGAAAGACGTACTCTTTTTTGTCGGCAAGTTCCGGTTCGTATTGTTCCAGTTCTTTCCTTATGATCCCGTAATCTTTCTCGAGATCGGCCGATTCGCTTGAAATGCAATGAATCAGGACATGAGTCCTTTTTATGTGGCGTAGGAATTTTATGCCGAGCCCTTTTCCGCCGGATGCGCCTTCGATCAGCCCCGGAATGTCGGCGATTATAAGTCCATAAAAATCTCCCAGGTTCGGTTCCAGTGTCGTGAAGGGATATGCTGCGACTTTTACGGAGGCTTTTGTGATCGAATTTAATAGGCTTGATTTTCCGGCATTCGGAAGACCGATAAGTCCCACTTCCGCGATCATTTGAAGTTCAAGCAGCACATTAAAAGTTTCTCCTTCCGATCCATATTCGAACTCACGAGGAGTGGTGTTCGTCGGAGACCGGAAAAACCAATTGCCTCTGCCGCCCCTGCCGCCTTTTGCGATGATCTCTTTTTGTCCGACTTTCACGATCTCGAAATCTTTTTTGGTGTCGAGATTATGCACAATCGTTCCGATCGGTACTTTCAGCACTATATCATCGCCATTGGCGCCGTCCCGGAATTTCGATCTTCCGTTCTCTCCGTCCTCGGAACAGAACTCTTTCTTGTATCTGAACCTGTTTAGCGCTGTCAGGTCGGAAACTCCCTCGAGATAGACGCTGCCGCCATGTCCTCCTCTTGCTCCGCTGGGTCCGCGGCCGCCCTTGCTGGTATCGAAAGAGACCGAGCCGTCTCCGCCTTTGCCGCCTTTTATTATAATTTGTATCTCATCTACGATCATTTTTGTCAGTTATGGTAAAAAAAATCACCTCATGCCTTATAGGGGTGAAGTTTGTCAATTACTCGCCCTTCGCGTAGGAAGGCTGCTTGCGGGAATCCTGTCTTTTCCGAGCTTCATTTTGAAAGGCGAATCGTTCAGGAAAAACAGTTTAACTTCTTTCCCGGTCACACTGCCATCAACTTCCGCGATGCTGAACATCGCGGTGATTCCGGCTTCGCAGTCGCATGGAAGCTCGTTGTTTCCGGTGTCGATCGTTCCCGTGCCGTTGCACTTTTCACATTTTGGCATATAACACCTCCGTTAAGATATAATAATACAATGATAATCGCGTTTGTGTCAATATGGCGCAGGCTAATGCTATTGCGACTAACTTCCGACTGGGGATCGGTCAAGTCCGGTATTCCGTATGATCTATTTTATCCTTGAAATTTTGTAAGATATTTGAAAGCGCTGATGGCCGCGATTGCGCCGGCTCCCGATGCTATGATGATCTGCTTATATGGAATGTCCGTGCAGTCTCCCGCGGCAAACATACCTGGCATGCTTGTTGCTCCGCTTGGGTCGATCATGATCTCTCCTCTGCTGTTGAGCGCGGCGATCTTTCCCGCAAGCGAACTGTTCGGAACAAATCCGATATTAACGAATATGCCCTGCACGTTTATATCTTTCTCCTTTCCTTCCCACTCGAAGGCCAATGACTTTACGGATGTGTCGCCCTTTATTCCCTTCACAGT of Candidatus Paceibacterota bacterium contains these proteins:
- the obgE gene encoding GTPase ObgE encodes the protein MIVDEIQIIIKGGKGGDGSVSFDTSKGGRGPSGARGGHGGSVYLEGVSDLTALNRFRYKKEFCSEDGENGRSKFRDGANGDDIVLKVPIGTIVHNLDTKKDFEIVKVGQKEIIAKGGRGGRGNWFFRSPTNTTPREFEYGSEGETFNVLLELQMIAEVGLIGLPNAGKSSLLNSITKASVKVAAYPFTTLEPNLGDFYGLIIADIPGLIEGASGGKGLGIKFLRHIKRTHVLIHCISSESADLEKDYGIIRKELEQYEPELADKKEYVFLTKIDTISERELKEKKRVLKKLNKNVFAVSIYDEDSTKQIEKLLRKIKSERA